The Manihot esculenta cultivar AM560-2 chromosome 1, M.esculenta_v8, whole genome shotgun sequence genome has a window encoding:
- the LOC110629992 gene encoding regulatory protein RecX isoform X2: MAMLAGNLASKISLHLQCRVFSIPWVKRSPVILCLKGREHISSSVPVRYIPKSSSEVNELEKSLPANGSEKWLFDKSWDGYGRTSVSNEEAQNGNQMYKKGFSLGDPQQGLEEEINHKPKVKMIECKLMEEPKEVIEETAIQHESATSKKNVQVGKTMLDAEKMAIELLAKRAYTAVELRKKLHVKRYPPDIIETLITDFQSRGLINDSLYAETFSRSRWSSSSWGPKRIKQALFRKGVSNADAEKAVKLVFEDGECTGQELKLGLSKLSMDHLFVQASKQWLRGQDVPEETRKSRIIRWLQYRGFNWGVISFILKKLESQYSS; this comes from the exons ATGGCTATGCTGGCGGGAAATCTGGCATCTAAAATCTCCTTACATCTTCAATGTCGTGTATTCTCCATCCCATG GGTAAAAAGAAGTCCGGTAATTCTGTGTTTGAAAGGCAGAGAACATATCAGCTCATCAGTTCCAGTTAGATATATTCCTAAGAGTTCTTCAGAAGTTAATGAACTTGAGAAATCATTGCCTGCAAATGGTTCTGAAAAATGGTTGTTTGATAAAAGTTGGGATGGATATGGAAGAACTTCTGTTTCAAATGAGGAGGCTCAAAATGGAAACCAAATGTACAAGAAGGGTTTTTCACTTGGTGATCCTCAACAAG GTTTAGAAGAAGAAATCAATCACAAACCAAAGGTAAAGATGATAGAATGCAAACTCATGGAAGAACCTAAGGAGGTGATTGAGGAGACAGCAATTCAACATGAAAGTGCTACTTCGAAAAAGAATGTACAAGTAGGTAAAACTATGCTAGATGCTGAGAAGATGGCTATTGAACTTCTTGCTAAGAG AGCATATACAGCAGTAGAGCTGAGGAAAAAATTACATGTGAAGAGATATCCCCCTGATATCATAGAGACATTGATAACCGATTTTCAGAGCAG AGGGTTGATCAATGATAGCTTGTACGCAGAAACATTTTCTCGATCTAGATGGTCTTCCTCAAGCTGGGGACCCAAACGGATAAAACAA GCATTGTTCAGGAAAGGAGTGAGTAATGCAGACGCAGAGAAGGCGGTAAAACTGGTTTTTGAGGATGGTGAATGCACTGGTCAAGAGTTAAAACTTGGCTTGTCAAAGCTTTCAATGGATCATCTTTTTGTTCAGGCTTCGAAACAATGGCTTCGAGGTCAGGATGTTCCCGAGGAGACACGTAAATCAAGAATCATTCGGTGGCTTCAGTATCGTGGTTTCAACTGGGGTGTTATTAGTTTCATATTGAAAAAGTTAGAATCTCAGTATTCTTCCTAG
- the LOC110629992 gene encoding regulatory protein RecX isoform X1: MAMLAGNLASKISLHLQCRVFSIPWVKRSPVILCLKGREHISSSVPVRYIPKSSSEVNELEKSLPANGSEKWLFDKSWDGYGRTSVSNEEAQNGNQMYKKGFSLGDPQQAFSGLEEEINHKPKVKMIECKLMEEPKEVIEETAIQHESATSKKNVQVGKTMLDAEKMAIELLAKRAYTAVELRKKLHVKRYPPDIIETLITDFQSRGLINDSLYAETFSRSRWSSSSWGPKRIKQALFRKGVSNADAEKAVKLVFEDGECTGQELKLGLSKLSMDHLFVQASKQWLRGQDVPEETRKSRIIRWLQYRGFNWGVISFILKKLESQYSS, from the exons ATGGCTATGCTGGCGGGAAATCTGGCATCTAAAATCTCCTTACATCTTCAATGTCGTGTATTCTCCATCCCATG GGTAAAAAGAAGTCCGGTAATTCTGTGTTTGAAAGGCAGAGAACATATCAGCTCATCAGTTCCAGTTAGATATATTCCTAAGAGTTCTTCAGAAGTTAATGAACTTGAGAAATCATTGCCTGCAAATGGTTCTGAAAAATGGTTGTTTGATAAAAGTTGGGATGGATATGGAAGAACTTCTGTTTCAAATGAGGAGGCTCAAAATGGAAACCAAATGTACAAGAAGGGTTTTTCACTTGGTGATCCTCAACAAG CATTTTCAGGTTTAGAAGAAGAAATCAATCACAAACCAAAGGTAAAGATGATAGAATGCAAACTCATGGAAGAACCTAAGGAGGTGATTGAGGAGACAGCAATTCAACATGAAAGTGCTACTTCGAAAAAGAATGTACAAGTAGGTAAAACTATGCTAGATGCTGAGAAGATGGCTATTGAACTTCTTGCTAAGAG AGCATATACAGCAGTAGAGCTGAGGAAAAAATTACATGTGAAGAGATATCCCCCTGATATCATAGAGACATTGATAACCGATTTTCAGAGCAG AGGGTTGATCAATGATAGCTTGTACGCAGAAACATTTTCTCGATCTAGATGGTCTTCCTCAAGCTGGGGACCCAAACGGATAAAACAA GCATTGTTCAGGAAAGGAGTGAGTAATGCAGACGCAGAGAAGGCGGTAAAACTGGTTTTTGAGGATGGTGAATGCACTGGTCAAGAGTTAAAACTTGGCTTGTCAAAGCTTTCAATGGATCATCTTTTTGTTCAGGCTTCGAAACAATGGCTTCGAGGTCAGGATGTTCCCGAGGAGACACGTAAATCAAGAATCATTCGGTGGCTTCAGTATCGTGGTTTCAACTGGGGTGTTATTAGTTTCATATTGAAAAAGTTAGAATCTCAGTATTCTTCCTAG
- the LOC110621047 gene encoding uncharacterized protein LOC110621047, which translates to MERIHLSTLRLIPQSELSETDLLRLRRASSFQVYINLSYHVHRRWICLSPDGTPTTLRRLREQPASVGFWFDFSLFKNKNKRALFKAISPTLDHLGVDSRCHVRLVLDIMEKVNQISCRISKKRKVLALEFKIASKKITLLDERRMMEGNNGMVPTARKSRILKCVKVGENENCSICMDEIVEFGASMPCGHHFHGTCILKWLENSHYCPVCRFEMPTET; encoded by the coding sequence ATGGAGCGTATTCACCTTTCAACACTCCGACTAATCCCACAATCGGAGCTATCAGAAACAGACCTCCTTCGCCTGCGCCGAGCATCATCATTTCAAGTCTACATCAACCTCTCCTACCATGTCCACCGCCGATGGATTTGCCTCTCACCCGATGGCACACCAACGACTCTTCGCAGGTTACGTGAGCAGCCAGCCTCTGTTGGTTTCTGGTTTGATTTTAGCCTCTTCAAGAACAAGAACAAGCGTGCCTTGTTCAAGGCTATTTCGCCAACTTTGGATCATCTTGGAGTCGACTCGCGTTGTCATGTTAGACTGGTTTTAGATATAATGGAGAAAGTTAACCAGATTAGCTGCCGAATATCCAAGAAACGCAAGGTTTTGGCACTGGAGTTCAAGATAGCGAGCAAAAAGATTACGCTGTTGGATGAGAGAAGAATGATGGAAGGAAACAATGGGATGGTTCCAACGGCTCGCAAGTCAAGGATACTGAAGTGTGTGAAAGTTGGTGAGAATGAAAATTGCAGCATATGCATGGATGAGATTGTTGAATTTGGAGCGAGCATGCCTTGTGGTCATCATTTTCATGGAACCTGCATTCTCAAGTGGCTAGAGAATAGCCACTATTGTCCTGTCTGTCGTTTCGAGATGCCCACTGAGACCTGA
- the LOC110623952 gene encoding uncharacterized protein LOC110623952 — protein MHNHLSGAEPFPVPRPSPLSSEKETEDQSTNKAPQSCVILTYDANVAESSRLVTVTWNKNLMNYSLTISVENFSNENPYICKIDLKGWQFWGRKGIKSFQVDGKRVEIYWDFRHAKFTNNPEPSSDYYVALVYDEEVVLMLGDLKKDAYKRTKKRPSLIEPILLCKKENVYGKKIFCSKAMLHNEKKEHDIVIEMSSGIGDPELWISIDSFEVIHVMNLNWRFRGNEKVTMVDDVVVEIFWDVHDWLFNSSASAAMQGNGLFIFKPGLAGSDSKINPKGDDGIGVRYDSPAERSASEFFHVIYAWRID, from the coding sequence ATGCATAATCATCTATCGGGAGCCGAACCATTTCCGGTTCCAAGACCGTCGCCGCTGTCATCCGAGAAAGAAACTGAGGATCAATCAACAAACAAAGCTCCTCAAAGTTGTGTCATCCTTACCTATGACGCCAACGTAGCAGAATCCTCTCGCCTCGTAACAGTGACATGGAACAAAAACCTTATGAACTATTCTCTTACAATTAGCGTTGAAAACTTTTCAAATGAAAATCCTTACATTTGCAAGATTGATTTAAAGGGTTGGCAGTTTTGGGGAAGAAAAGGTATAAAATCCTTCCAAGTTGATGGAAAACGAGTAGAAATTTACTGGGATTTTCGACATGCAAAATTTACGAACAATCCTGAGCCTTCCTCGGATTATTATGTGGCTCTAGTTTATGATGAAGAGGTTGTCCTAATGCTCGGAGATTTAAAGAAAGATGCTTACAAAAGAACTAAAAAAAGACCATCGTTGATAGAACCAATATTGTtgtgcaagaaagaaaatgtttaTGGGAAGAAAATATTTTGCAGCAAAGCAATGCTACACAATGAGAAGAAAGAACACGACATTGTCATAGAAATGTCATCAGGGATTGGTGATCCTGAGCTGTGGATCAGCATTGACAGCTTTGAGGTAATTCATGTAATGAATTTGAATTGGAGATTTAGAGGGAATGAGAAAGTGACTATGGTGGACGATGTGGTGGTAGAGATTTTCTGGGACGTCCATGATTGGTTGTTTAATAGCTCAGCATCAGCAGCCATGCAGGGCAATGGGTTGTTCATTTTCAAGCCTGGATTGGCAGGTTCTGACTCTAAGATTAATCCAAAAGGAGATGATGGTATTGGTGTGAGGTATGATTCGCCAGCAGAGAGGAGTGCTTCAGAGTTTTTTCATGTGATTTACGCTTGGAGAATTGATTAA
- the LOC110629453 gene encoding arabinogalactan protein 12, whose product MEAMKMKVLVILMVVLMAFSAMQMAAAATDAPAPSPTSDSSAYIPALFASLAALAFGFFF is encoded by the coding sequence ATGGAAGCAATGAAGATGAAGGTTTTGGTCATTTTGATGGTTGTGTTGATGGCTTTCTCCGCCATGCAAATGGCAGCAGCAGCAACTGATGCACCAGCACCAAGTCCTACTTCTGATTCCTCTGCTTATATTCCCGCTTTGTTTGCATCTTTGGCTGCTCTTGCTTTTGGGTTCTTCTTTTAA
- the LOC110629986 gene encoding LRR receptor-like serine/threonine-protein kinase RGI3 — translation MSATLTNLFLLSITSIFFHSCSSIDDQGQALLTWKKTLNSSVDELSSWNPSDPTPCNWFGVHCNSYGKVTEISLKELDLQGPLPSNFQPLKSLKTLILSSTNLTGNIPRELGEYQELSFIDFSDNSLSGEIPVEICRLQNLQSLSLNTNFLEGEIPSEIGNLSSLVYLTLYDNQLSSEIPKSIGELSKLQIFRAGGNKNLKGELPQEIGNCTNLVVLGLAETSISGILPSSIGNLNRLQTLAIYTTLLSGPIPEEIGNCSELQNLYLYQSSLSGSIPRQIGELSKLQSLLLWQNSLLGSIPDELGRCKELTVIDLSENLLTGNVPRSFGNLLKLQELQLSVNQLTGTIPVEMTKCKALNHIEIDNNAISGEIPADFGNLKSLTLFYAWQNNLTGNIPESLSKCQNLQAIDLSYNYLFGSIPKNIFGLQNLTKLLLLNNDLSGFIPPDIGNCTNLYRLRLSGNSLAGTIPLEIGKLKNLNFIDLSNNHLIGVIPSSISGCKNLEFLDLHSNGIAGSLPDALPKSLQFVDVSDNRLTGSLTHSIGSLNELTKLILAKNQLSGRIPAEILYCSKLQSLDLGDNGLSGEIPKELGQIPALEISLNLSCNQFSGVIPSEFSGLSKLGVLDISHNMLKGNLDVLADLQNLVSLNVSFNDFSGRLPNTSFFRKLPLSDLASNRGLFIAGGVVTATDSMGRAASNRSAMKLVMSILLSASAVLVLLAIYMLVHTRIANNMLMEEGTWEMTLYQKLDFSIDDIVRNLTSSNVIGTGSSGVVYKVTIPNGDFLAVKKVWSSEESGAFNSEIQTLGSIRHRNIVRLLGWCSNWNMKLLLYDYLPKGSLSSLLHGAGKGGAEWETRYDIVLGVAHALAYLHHDCLPAILHGDVKAMNVLLGPGYEPYLADFGLARVERSNPDDDLAKPSQRPHLAGSYGYMAPEHASMQRITEKSDVYSFGVVVLEVLTGRHPLDPTLPGGAPLVQWVRDHLANKKDPVDILDQKLRGRADPTMHEMLQTLAVSFLCISTRPDDRPTMRDIVAMLKEIRHVDPVRPDPDISKGGLTAARSPDPARIPVSRGSSNCSFAFSDDSTFDG, via the exons ATGTCTGCAACTCTAACAAATCTCTTCCTTCTCTCAATAACCtccattttctttcattcttgTTCCTCCATTGATGACCAAGGCCAAGCTCTTTTGACATGGAAGAAGACTTTAAACAGCTCAGTAGATGAACTCAGTTCATGGAATCCTTCAGACCCAACTCCATGCAACTGGTTTGGAGTCCATTGCAATTCATATGGCAAAGTTACAGAGATAAGCTTGAAAGAATTAGATTTGCAAGGTCCATTACCTTCAAATTTTCAACCTCTCAAGTCTTTGAAGACTCTTATCCTCTCTTCAACCAATCTCACAGGCAACATTCCAAGAGAGTTGGGTGAATATCAAGAGCTCAGTTTCATTGATTTTAGTGACAATTCTCTCTCAGGTGAAATACCAGTGGAAATATGTAGGCTGCAAAATTTGCAAAGTTTATCTCTCAATACAAATTTTCTTGAAGGTGAGATTCCTTCTGAGATTGGTAATCTCTCAAGTCTTGTGTATTTGACTCTCTATGACAATCAACTCAGCAGTGAAATTCCAAAGAGCATTGGAGAATTAAGCAAGTTACAAATTTTCAGAGCTGGTGGGAATAAAAATCTCAAGGGTGAGCTACCTCAGGAGATTGGGAACTGCACCAACTTGGTTGTTTTAGGCCTGGCTGAAACCAGCATTTCTGGGATTTTGCCTTCTTCAATTGGAAATTTGAATAGACTTCAAACTCTAGCTATTTATACAACTCTTCTGTCAGGGCCTATCCCAGAAGAGATCGGAAACTGCAGTGAGCTGCAGAACTTGTATCTGTATCAGAGTTCTTTGTCTGGGTCGATTCCGAGGCAGATCGGAGAACTTAGCAAGCTTCAGAGTCTACTTCTTTGGCAGAACAGCTTATTGGGTTCAATCCCAGATGAGCTTGGAAGATGCAAAGAGCTTACTGTCATTGATTTATCAGAGAATCTTCTGACTGGAAACGTACCAAGAAGTTTTGGAAACCTTTTGAAGCTTCAAGAGCTTCAGCTGAGTGTTAATCAATTAACAGGAACAATTCCTGTTGAAATGACAAAATGTAAAGCACTCAATCATATTGAAATAGACAACAATGCCATTTCAGGTGAGATTCCTGCTGATTTTGGCAACCTAAAGAGCTTGACTTTATTCTATGCTTGGCAGAACAATCTAACAGGCAATATTCCGGAATCTCTATCGAAATGCCAGAATCTTCAGGCTATTGATCTGTCATACAACTATCTTTTTGGTTCAATACCAAAGAATATTTTTGGATTGCAGAATCTCACCAAGCTACTGCTACTTAACAATGATCTATCTGGCTTCATTCCTCCAGATATAGGAAACTGCACCAACTTGTATAGATTGAGGCTGAGTGGAAATAGCCTGGCGGGTACTATTCCattagaaattggaaaattgaagAATTTGAATTTCATTGACTTGAGCAACAATCATCTCATTGGTGTAATCCCATCATCCATATCCGGATGCAAAAACCTCGAGTTTCTTGATCTCCATTCAAATGGGATTGCTGGTTCTCTGCCAGATGCTCTGCCGAAAAGCCTACAGTTTGTGGATGTTTCAGACAATAGGCTTACAGGTTCACTGACTCATAGCATTGGTTCATTGAATGAGTTAACCAAGCTTATCTTGGCTAAGAATCAACTTTCAGGCAGAATTCCAGCAGAGATATTGTATTGCAGTAAGCTGCAATCACTTGATCTTGGAGACAATGGTTTGTCTGGAGAAATTCCAAAGGAGCTTGGTCAAATTCCAGCACTGGAAATCTCTCTTAATCTTAGCTGCAACCAATTTTCAGGTGTGATCCCATCTGAATTCTCTGGTCTCAGCAAGCTAGGAGTACTTGATATCTCCCACAACATGCTCAAAGGGAACTTAGATGTTCTAGCAGACTTGCAAAATCTTGTTTCTCTTAATGTTTCCTTCAATGACTTCTCTGGTAGATTGCCAAACACCTCCTTCTTCCGAAAGCTCCCGCTTAGTGACCTTGCTTCAAACCGAGGGCTCTTCATTGCCGGAGGAGTGGTCACGGCCACAGACAGCATGGGACGTGCAGCCAGCAATAGATCAGCAATGAAGCTTGTGATGTCCATTCTTCTCAGTGCCAGTGCAGTATTAGTGCTGCTAGCAATCTACATGCTAGTCCATACTCGAATTGCGAATAATATGCTGATGGAAGAAGGAACTTGGGAAATGACTTTGTATCAGAAGCTTGATTTCTCCATCGATGATATTGTTCGAAATCTAACATCATCTAATGTTATAGGCACAGGCAGCTCAGGAGTAGTTTACAAGGTCACAATTCCAAATGGGGATTTTTTAGCAGTGAAGAAAGTGTGGTCATCAGAAGAATCAGGAGCATTCAATTCTGAAATTCAGACACTTGGTTCAATCAGACACCGGAACATTGTCCGGCTTTTAGGCTGGTGTTCTAACTGGAATATGAAGCTGCTTTTGTACGACTACCTTCCAAAAGGAAGCTTGAGCTCACTCCTCCACGGTGCTGGTAAGGGAGGAGCTGAATGGGAAACTAGGTACGATATTGTATTAGGGGTTGCACATGCACTTGCATACTTGCACCATGATTGTTTACCAGCAATTCTTCATGGAGATGTCAAAGCCATGAATGTACTGTTAGGACCAGGCTATGAACCTTATCTAGCTGACTTTGGCCTAGCAAGAGTTGAGAGGAGCAATCCTGATGATGACTTAGCCAAACCAAGCCAGAGACCTCATCTAGCTGGTTCTTATGGATATATGGCTCCAG AGCATGCATCGATGCAGCGCATCACTGAGAAAAGCGATGTGTACAGTTTTGGTGTGGTGGTTCTAGAGGTTTTAACAGGAAGACACCCATTAGACCCAACATTGCCTGGTGGTGCACCCTTGGTTCAGTGGGTTAGGGACCACCTGGCAAACAAGAAAGACCCAGTTGACATTCTGGATCAAAAACTTAGAGGGAGGGCTGACCCCACAATGCATGAAATGCTCCAAACACTAGCTGTATCCTTTCTCTGCATCAGCACCAGACCTGATGATCGTCCAACAATGAGGGACATTGTTGCAATGCTAAAGGAGATTCGGCATGTCGACCCTGTAAGACCAGATCCGGACATATCAAAAGGAGGTTTAACGGCGGCTCGATCGCCAGACCCTGCTAGGATTCCAGTGTCACGAGGATCTTCTAACTGCTCCTTTGCTTTCTCTGATGATTCAACTTTTGATGGGTAA